The following coding sequences lie in one Arachis hypogaea cultivar Tifrunner chromosome 9, arahy.Tifrunner.gnm2.J5K5, whole genome shotgun sequence genomic window:
- the LOC112711324 gene encoding uncharacterized protein isoform X11 encodes MYDFCIVATHAPDTLRLLGEEATYEEQRILGAFQYAYSDIFLHHDKNLMPLNPSAWSAWNFLGCNNNKVCVTYWLNILQNLGETRLPFLLTLNPNHTPKNTLLKWSTGHPIPSVTAFKASQEFEKIQGKRGIWFCGAYQGCGYHEDGLKAGMIAAYNILGRCCSLRTNPKLMVPSWKELSARLFVTRFLSSYITTGSLTLLEEGGTMFSFEGINKTCSLKCVMRIHSPQFYWKVMTQADLGLADAYINGDFSLVDKDEGLLNLFLVFIANRDSNDSSSKLKKNRGWWTPFFFTSGLASANFFIKHYFRKNTITQSRRNISNHYDLSNELFALFMDETMTYTCAVFKNEKEDLKDAQLRKMSLLIEKARIDQTHEILDIGCGWGNLVIEIVKKTGCKCTGITLSKEQLKFAEKRVRDAGLQDHIKILLCDYRQLPKTFKYDRIISVGMIEAVGHEYMEEFFSCCESLLADDGLLILEFISIPDQRYDECRRSSDFLKEYIFLGGCLPSLNRITSAMAAASRLCVEHSENFGIHYYQTLRWWKKNFLKNQSEVLALGFDEKFIRTWEYYFDFTSAGFKSRTLGNYQIVFSRPGNMTTLKDPYKSWPSVC; translated from the exons ATGTATGATTTCTGCATAGTCGCGACACATGCACCTGACACTTTGAGATTATTAGGAGAGGAAGCAACATATGAAGAACAAAGAATTCTTGGTGCTTTCCAATATGCATATAG TGATATTTTTCTTCACCATGACAAAAATTTAATGCCTCTTAACCCATCTGCATGGAGTGCATGGAATTTTCTTGGATGTAACAACAACAAAGTTTGTGTGACATACTGGCTCAACATTCTTCAA AATCTTGGTGAAACAAGATTACCTTTTCTTCTAACTCTAAATCCAAATCATACACCAAAAAATACTCTTCTTAAGTGGTCAACTGGACATCCAATTCCATCAGTTACTGCATTCAAAGCTTCACAAGAGTTTgaaaaaattcaaggaaaaagagGAATTTGGTTTTGTGGTGCCTACCAAG GTTGTGGATATCATGAAGATGGATTAAAG GCTGGCATGATTGCTGCATATAACATTCTTGGAAGATGTTGTTCCCTCCGAACGAACCCCAAACTCATGGTACCTTCTTGGAAGGAACTTAGTGCACGCCTATTTGTGACGAGATTCTTAAGTTCCTATATTACCACTGGTAGTTTAAC TTTATTGGAGGAGGGGGGAACAATGTTTTCCTTTGAAGGAATTAATAAAACGTGCTCTTTGAAGTGTGTTATGAGAATTCACAGTCCCCAATTTTATTGGAAG GTTATGACACAAGCTGATTTAGGCCTTGCAGATGCGTATATTAATGGAGACTTTTCCCTTGTTGATAAAGATGAAGGTCTTTTGAATCTTTTTCTG gttttcATAGCGAACAGAGATTCAAATGATTCAAGCTCAAAATTGAAGAAGAATAG GGGTTGGTGGACACCATTTTTCTTTACATCGGGTTTAGCATCTGCAAATTTCTTCATTAAGCATTACTTTAGGAAAAATACTATCACACAATCTCGTCGCAACATCTCTAATCACTATGACTTG AGCAATGAACTCTTTGCGCTATTCATGGATGAAACAATGACATATACATGTGCAGTGTTCAAG AATGAAAAGGAAGATTTAAAAGATGCACAACTGAGAAAAATGTCTCTTCTCATTGAAAAA GCTAGAATAGACCAAACACATGAAATTCTTGATATTGGATGTGGATGGGGAAATTTAGTGATTGAAATTGTCAAGAAAACCGGTTGCAAGTGCACTGGCATCACTTTGTCGAAGGAGCAACTAAAATTTGCAGAAAAAAGAGTTCGAGATGCTGGACTTCAG GATCATATCAAAATTCTTCTATGTGACTATCGCCAACTACCGAAGACATTCAAATATGATAGGATTATATCTGT TGGAATGATAGAAGCAGTTGGTCATGAATACATGGAAGAGTTCTTCAGTTGTTGCGAATCACTATTGGCAGATGATGGGCTTCTAATTCTTGAG TTTATATCAATTCCGGACCAACGTTACGATGAGTGTAGACGCAGCTCCGATTTCTTGAAGGAATATATTTTTCTAGGAGGATGCCTTCCTTCTCTAAATAGGATAACATCAGCCATGGCTGCTGCATCAAGATTATG TGTAGAGCACAGTGAAAATTTTGGAATTCATTACTACCAAACATTAAGGTGGTGGAAAAAGAACTTCCTTAAAAATCAAAG TGAAGTTTTGGCTCTTGGATTCGACGAAAAGTTCATCAGGACATGGGAATACTATTTTGATTTTACTAGTGCAGGTTTTAAATCACGAACACTTGGAAATTACCAG ATAGTTTTTTCAAGGCCTGGCAACATGACTACACTCAAGGATCCATACAAAAGCTGGCCCTCAGTATGTTAG
- the LOC112711324 gene encoding uncharacterized protein isoform X8, producing the protein MLMVFIWTLVSCSSTGYLDMLDNNNLNMDRNETLDQFIKSRGYSKLFVKAYLVPICGSIWPCSSEGVMSFSAFSVFSFFRNHHHLQLFRRPQWLTVKRRSHTYVKKVKEELVRRGGKVIVNCEVELVLTSKKGCVVHCKDGSKEMYDFCIVATHAPDTLRLLGEEATYEEQRILGAFQYAYSDIFLHHDKNLMPLNPSAWSAWNFLGCNNNKVCVTYWLNILQNLGETRLPFLLTLNPNHTPKNTLLKWSTGHPIPSVTAFKASQEFEKIQGKRGIWFCGAYQGCGYHEDGLKAGMIAAYNILGRCCSLRTNPKLMVPSWKELSARLFVTRFLSSYITTGSLTLLEEGGTMFSFEGINKTCSLKCVMRIHSPQFYWKVMTQADLGLADAYINGDFSLVDKDEGLLNLFLVFIANRDSNDSSSKLKKNRGWWTPFFFTSGLASANFFIKHYFRKNTITQSRRNISNHYDLSNELFALFMDETMTYTCAVFKDHIKILLCDYRQLPKTFKYDRIISVGMIEAVGHEYMEEFFSCCESLLADDGLLILEFISIPDQRYDECRRSSDFLKEYIFLGGCLPSLNRITSAMAAASRLCVEHSENFGIHYYQTLRWWKKNFLKNQSEVLALGFDEKFIRTWEYYFDFTSAGFKSRTLGNYQIVFSRPGNMTTLKDPYKSWPSVC; encoded by the exons ATGTTGATGGTATTCATTTGGACCTTGGTTTCATGCTCTTCAACCgg ATATCTTGATATGCTTGATAACAACAATTTGAATATGGACCGCAATGAAACCTTGGACCAATTCATAAAGTCAAGGGGTTACTCTAAATTATTTGTGAAAGCATATCTT GTTCCAATTTGTGGTTCTATATGGCCTTGCTCTTCTGAAGGAGTTATGAGCTTCTCTGCtttttctgttttctcttttttcagaAATCACCATCATCTTCAG CTCTTTAGAAGGCCACAATGGCTAACTGTTAAAAGGCGCTCGCACACTTATGTTAAGAAG GTCAAAGAAGAACTTGTTAGAAGAGGTGGTAAAGTAATAGTTAATTGTGAGGTGGAACTGGTTTTAACATCGAAAAAAG GATGTGTTGTGCATTGCAAAGATGGTTCCAAAGAAATGTATGATTTCTGCATAGTCGCGACACATGCACCTGACACTTTGAGATTATTAGGAGAGGAAGCAACATATGAAGAACAAAGAATTCTTGGTGCTTTCCAATATGCATATAG TGATATTTTTCTTCACCATGACAAAAATTTAATGCCTCTTAACCCATCTGCATGGAGTGCATGGAATTTTCTTGGATGTAACAACAACAAAGTTTGTGTGACATACTGGCTCAACATTCTTCAA AATCTTGGTGAAACAAGATTACCTTTTCTTCTAACTCTAAATCCAAATCATACACCAAAAAATACTCTTCTTAAGTGGTCAACTGGACATCCAATTCCATCAGTTACTGCATTCAAAGCTTCACAAGAGTTTgaaaaaattcaaggaaaaagagGAATTTGGTTTTGTGGTGCCTACCAAG GTTGTGGATATCATGAAGATGGATTAAAG GCTGGCATGATTGCTGCATATAACATTCTTGGAAGATGTTGTTCCCTCCGAACGAACCCCAAACTCATGGTACCTTCTTGGAAGGAACTTAGTGCACGCCTATTTGTGACGAGATTCTTAAGTTCCTATATTACCACTGGTAGTTTAAC TTTATTGGAGGAGGGGGGAACAATGTTTTCCTTTGAAGGAATTAATAAAACGTGCTCTTTGAAGTGTGTTATGAGAATTCACAGTCCCCAATTTTATTGGAAG GTTATGACACAAGCTGATTTAGGCCTTGCAGATGCGTATATTAATGGAGACTTTTCCCTTGTTGATAAAGATGAAGGTCTTTTGAATCTTTTTCTG gttttcATAGCGAACAGAGATTCAAATGATTCAAGCTCAAAATTGAAGAAGAATAG GGGTTGGTGGACACCATTTTTCTTTACATCGGGTTTAGCATCTGCAAATTTCTTCATTAAGCATTACTTTAGGAAAAATACTATCACACAATCTCGTCGCAACATCTCTAATCACTATGACTTG AGCAATGAACTCTTTGCGCTATTCATGGATGAAACAATGACATATACATGTGCAGTGTTCAAG GATCATATCAAAATTCTTCTATGTGACTATCGCCAACTACCGAAGACATTCAAATATGATAGGATTATATCTGT TGGAATGATAGAAGCAGTTGGTCATGAATACATGGAAGAGTTCTTCAGTTGTTGCGAATCACTATTGGCAGATGATGGGCTTCTAATTCTTGAG TTTATATCAATTCCGGACCAACGTTACGATGAGTGTAGACGCAGCTCCGATTTCTTGAAGGAATATATTTTTCTAGGAGGATGCCTTCCTTCTCTAAATAGGATAACATCAGCCATGGCTGCTGCATCAAGATTATG TGTAGAGCACAGTGAAAATTTTGGAATTCATTACTACCAAACATTAAGGTGGTGGAAAAAGAACTTCCTTAAAAATCAAAG TGAAGTTTTGGCTCTTGGATTCGACGAAAAGTTCATCAGGACATGGGAATACTATTTTGATTTTACTAGTGCAGGTTTTAAATCACGAACACTTGGAAATTACCAG ATAGTTTTTTCAAGGCCTGGCAACATGACTACACTCAAGGATCCATACAAAAGCTGGCCCTCAGTATGTTAG
- the LOC112711324 gene encoding uncharacterized protein isoform X10 has product MLMVFIWTLVSCSSTGYLDMLDNNNLNMDRNETLDQFIKSRGYSKLFVKAYLVPICGSIWPCSSEGVMSFSAFSVFSFFRNHHHLQLFRRPQWLTVKRRSHTYVKKVKEELVRRGGKVIVNCEVELVLTSKKGCVVHCKDGSKEMYDFCIVATHAPDTLRLLGEEATYEEQRILGAFQYAYSDIFLHHDKNLMPLNPSAWSAWNFLGCNNNKVCVTYWLNILQNLGETRLPFLLTLNPNHTPKNTLLKWSTGHPIPSVTAFKASQEFEKIQGKRGIWFCGAYQGCGYHEDGLKVMTQADLGLADAYINGDFSLVDKDEGLLNLFLVFIANRDSNDSSSKLKKNRGWWTPFFFTSGLASANFFIKHYFRKNTITQSRRNISNHYDLSNELFALFMDETMTYTCAVFKNEKEDLKDAQLRKMSLLIEKARIDQTHEILDIGCGWGNLVIEIVKKTGCKCTGITLSKEQLKFAEKRVRDAGLQDHIKILLCDYRQLPKTFKYDRIISVGMIEAVGHEYMEEFFSCCESLLADDGLLILEFISIPDQRYDECRRSSDFLKEYIFLGGCLPSLNRITSAMAAASRLCVEHSENFGIHYYQTLRWWKKNFLKNQSEVLALGFDEKFIRTWEYYFDFTSAGFKSRTLGNYQIVFSRPGNMTTLKDPYKSWPSVC; this is encoded by the exons ATGTTGATGGTATTCATTTGGACCTTGGTTTCATGCTCTTCAACCgg ATATCTTGATATGCTTGATAACAACAATTTGAATATGGACCGCAATGAAACCTTGGACCAATTCATAAAGTCAAGGGGTTACTCTAAATTATTTGTGAAAGCATATCTT GTTCCAATTTGTGGTTCTATATGGCCTTGCTCTTCTGAAGGAGTTATGAGCTTCTCTGCtttttctgttttctcttttttcagaAATCACCATCATCTTCAG CTCTTTAGAAGGCCACAATGGCTAACTGTTAAAAGGCGCTCGCACACTTATGTTAAGAAG GTCAAAGAAGAACTTGTTAGAAGAGGTGGTAAAGTAATAGTTAATTGTGAGGTGGAACTGGTTTTAACATCGAAAAAAG GATGTGTTGTGCATTGCAAAGATGGTTCCAAAGAAATGTATGATTTCTGCATAGTCGCGACACATGCACCTGACACTTTGAGATTATTAGGAGAGGAAGCAACATATGAAGAACAAAGAATTCTTGGTGCTTTCCAATATGCATATAG TGATATTTTTCTTCACCATGACAAAAATTTAATGCCTCTTAACCCATCTGCATGGAGTGCATGGAATTTTCTTGGATGTAACAACAACAAAGTTTGTGTGACATACTGGCTCAACATTCTTCAA AATCTTGGTGAAACAAGATTACCTTTTCTTCTAACTCTAAATCCAAATCATACACCAAAAAATACTCTTCTTAAGTGGTCAACTGGACATCCAATTCCATCAGTTACTGCATTCAAAGCTTCACAAGAGTTTgaaaaaattcaaggaaaaagagGAATTTGGTTTTGTGGTGCCTACCAAG GTTGTGGATATCATGAAGATGGATTAAAG GTTATGACACAAGCTGATTTAGGCCTTGCAGATGCGTATATTAATGGAGACTTTTCCCTTGTTGATAAAGATGAAGGTCTTTTGAATCTTTTTCTG gttttcATAGCGAACAGAGATTCAAATGATTCAAGCTCAAAATTGAAGAAGAATAG GGGTTGGTGGACACCATTTTTCTTTACATCGGGTTTAGCATCTGCAAATTTCTTCATTAAGCATTACTTTAGGAAAAATACTATCACACAATCTCGTCGCAACATCTCTAATCACTATGACTTG AGCAATGAACTCTTTGCGCTATTCATGGATGAAACAATGACATATACATGTGCAGTGTTCAAG AATGAAAAGGAAGATTTAAAAGATGCACAACTGAGAAAAATGTCTCTTCTCATTGAAAAA GCTAGAATAGACCAAACACATGAAATTCTTGATATTGGATGTGGATGGGGAAATTTAGTGATTGAAATTGTCAAGAAAACCGGTTGCAAGTGCACTGGCATCACTTTGTCGAAGGAGCAACTAAAATTTGCAGAAAAAAGAGTTCGAGATGCTGGACTTCAG GATCATATCAAAATTCTTCTATGTGACTATCGCCAACTACCGAAGACATTCAAATATGATAGGATTATATCTGT TGGAATGATAGAAGCAGTTGGTCATGAATACATGGAAGAGTTCTTCAGTTGTTGCGAATCACTATTGGCAGATGATGGGCTTCTAATTCTTGAG TTTATATCAATTCCGGACCAACGTTACGATGAGTGTAGACGCAGCTCCGATTTCTTGAAGGAATATATTTTTCTAGGAGGATGCCTTCCTTCTCTAAATAGGATAACATCAGCCATGGCTGCTGCATCAAGATTATG TGTAGAGCACAGTGAAAATTTTGGAATTCATTACTACCAAACATTAAGGTGGTGGAAAAAGAACTTCCTTAAAAATCAAAG TGAAGTTTTGGCTCTTGGATTCGACGAAAAGTTCATCAGGACATGGGAATACTATTTTGATTTTACTAGTGCAGGTTTTAAATCACGAACACTTGGAAATTACCAG ATAGTTTTTTCAAGGCCTGGCAACATGACTACACTCAAGGATCCATACAAAAGCTGGCCCTCAGTATGTTAG